ttttaatccgAATAAAGAAAAGTGTAAAATCATCTCCACTCAGAATACTTTCGAGCATCAAAATTTAGACACCTCAAAAACTAACAATCAAGCATTTTATAACCGTATATCAACATTCTAGCAACTATGAGTGATCATAAAGCACTCGTAAAGGCATAAAAGTACCACCTAAGTCATTCAACATCCAAATTGTCAGACTTGCCTGATCAATTATCTGGTGAATTTTACCAAAAGCAACAATGAAAATAATTCAAACCAAGCCTAAAGAGTAACAAGATCGAGAAAAGTACTATCAATTCCATCCGTAAGAACTCATTCGGCGAGTAGAGATCGCAACGGATACCTTCAAATCCATCTTCTGTTCTCTTCGTGGCGGGTGGCGCGTGCCGGTAGCGGAGTTCGCCCTGCGACGCAAAAAGGTTCGAGGTTAGGGTTCTCTCTCGGTGCTTTTGAAGGCGACGGACTTCATCAAACACCACTCAGATCGTCGGGAgcagaaaaagaaaattcaagatcACGAATCTTGAAGCAATATCAACGTCCATGATTAGATGACACGATTGAGGTGGCACCTCCGTGGAATTATAGATCTAATGAAATCAGATTCATTTCAAACAAGTTATTTTGTGTTTGAGGTGTACTATTTAGAATCCTGTTGGTAACTCTCTTATtattataattctttaaaaaaataataaaataatatttttagaatttattgTCCTGCTActattgattttctttttttttttctaacaactCATATGATGGCCACACTACGCATCCTAGCATCGTCGATACCCTATAAACTTGGATTCCTTATTATGCATCATAGCATCATTGATGCATTCCTAGTTCGTATTCTATGTCGCCTTACACTTCATAAATGGTTTCCCCTCTAACAATCATAGTCTTGTGCTTTGTCGAtgctttctcctcctttgttctGTGTTGCCTAATGCTTCGACGATGATATCCTCCTTCTATGCTTCTCTTACCCTGTGATACATTTTTCCCTTCTCCCATGCTCCCTATTGTCTCACATTTTGTCGACAATCCCATCTCTTGTACCTTCTATCACCTCGCGCTTCATCAACTCTTCTCATTTATCGATGTTGACCCTATTAATTGTAAATGCTAAACTAATCTGACATCGATCGCTAACCTACTTTGATATCGATTGTTATCCCCTCGACACCATCCTctaagaagtaaaaaaaaaaaagaaaaagaggaagagatggtttagaaatattaaaatatttcaagatAGGATTGTAAATAGAAATAAGGGGTTATAAATAGCAATCTCTTTTGAATATTTCGTTTATgaatttcaaaataataaatatgaGAATTGATTGTGATAAACAATATAAtcaattgatttaaaaaaaattattgctaatCTTAATATTGATTTCGAAATTCATAACTCAAATACAATAAAAATTAGTCATTTCAAAATTGATTTCAATTTTATTGTATTTCCAATATTTTTGCCCATTTTGATTGTGACAATGACCCAAACGTCTGAATCAGAAGGGCAAAATAAGAAGTAAATTCTAAATTCTATAATCCAAACAGAAATgactaaataaaattaataaataattttgaaatgattagtaATCCCGAAAACTTAAGCATCTAGGAAAAAGAAAACTTAACAACAGGTGAAATAAAGGAcaaatatatacttgaaataacatgataaaaaatttgataggacgatgagtgatctaaaataaataaattgttaTGAAAACAAAAGATCTAATATATATTAGgttcaacaaaaaaaattatcagCCAAAACAAAAGATGGTTTGAAACAATCTTTGTTCAGATACATTTAGATTAACTGGGCCACCCACAAAATTTGCATCACAAACTGCCAACTTGAACAAAAAAGGCCCTCAAATCCAAAACCAACTTATGCAAGTATATCAACAACAAAACCAATTACAAAAATACAACCGAGTTTATTCATCCAGAGGCATCCATTCCAGTTCTAATTCAATCTCTCCAGACTCCACATTCTGTAGCTTCAGGAGTACCTCCTGCTTTATCTTTCCATCTACAATGTTGACGATGCTGTCTTTGACGAGAGCGTTGTCACTTGTTTTCAGCCACTTCCCGATCTGCATGTTTGCAAGGAGCTCAGAATCCCCGAAAGCCATCGTGGCGGTGATCATAGGTTGTAGGTCGATCTCTGCCTCACCCATTATGTCATCAGCAGATAAAACGTCGTGGTCGTATACTTGCTATTAAGAGGAGAAAAACTGATGTTACAGCATCTTCATAAGCAATTGTCCATGGCAAACTACCATTATGGTTGGTTTAAAACTCATGTGACAGTAAATTCCATAGCAGATCGATAAACTAAGGCATGAACTCAGCTAATATAAGAAGTGAAAAGAATGAGAAGAGAACTTCCTAGCAAGCCAAGAAAACATTACAAATCAAAAACTTCAGATAAAGGAGTGAAGGAAATAAACCCGGAAGCTAAGTCACCACAGATAGCTACACTTCCAAGGGTAGACACCAATTCAAAATCTCAGGAGAAAGAAACATTGAATGGCTATGATGTTACTCTTCCAGATATTTTGTTCCATGCAATTTCATGCTGCACAAAGCATATAAAGAATTTGAAACAAAAAACGACAGCAACTCAAGCAGTGAACATTTTATAATCAAATATGGTATTACATTTTGATAGGCTCAATGGAAGGAATCACATGAAACAAAATATAAACACTctaaaccagagagagagagagagagagagagagagaggagaggggaTGTCATATATGGTGGTGTAAGAGAAACTCATGATTATGAATATGTAGACAAATAGGCCATATCTTTTTTTTGTGCGACTACCATTTCACAGGAACAAAAATaactcatgacaagattttgaaaGCAAATAGTGAATATCTAACTTTGCTTGAACAAGTATCATtgcacacaaaaaaaagaaagaaaataaaaaatcatgacttaAAAATAAACAACTGAATCTTCGTAATGTGAACATATAACCATGTATGTACAGAACACACAAAATAATAGTTTATATGAACTAACCAACTTCAGAGCCCCATAGCGTTGTGGTATTGAAAACTTGAGCTCTTCATTCCATACTGGGTTCAAGTTGCTTTTCTTTACTGTTGTCTGGGCTTTCTGAAACAATGAGAAATCCATACACAGTTGAAGATAGAACATAAAGTAACTCAACCTCAAAAACACTTTTCGCTTTAACTAAACTAAACCAATTTAACCACTTTGAATAAGCAAGGATTCATGCTTATTAACAACAGTTCACCTGCTGCCCAAGTATCAAGACAACATATGGATCACTAGTTAGCATATCTCTAACAGCCAAATTCGAACCTCGGACTACTTTGATCTTCAAATTTCCAAGGAATTGTCCCATCTCTTCCTGTCATTGTCCCAAAAACCTCTTCATTAAGAGTACCGACAAAGATAAAGCTAGCTGACAAAAGTACCTAGTATTGATGCAAGAACAGTCACAATAAATGCATATCTATAAGATGCAGAAAACAGAAAACAGAGGTGTCAAGAACTCATGTAAGTATCCAAATGGAAATAGGCATGTGATTGCTTACATTTTTCTTTGAACTGTTGGAAGTGATGCTGCAACCCAAATCTTTTCCAGATTCGAGAGTTTGAAAAGACATCTTAGATGACACAATACGCAAGCTTGGTGTCAAGAAGTCTTGCGACACATACTTGGAACtattgaaccaaagaaagaagtGTTTTTGCATGAGAAATCATCCAAGCATCATGCAGCATAAATCTCTCTACAAAATAATGTACCTGATAAACTTGGTTCGCTCCTCATTACTAGAGTTTGGTTTAGGTTTTGGATAGTCTTTAGGAAGAAAAGCCTCATAAATTGAGTTAGCATAGGAGTTTCCACCAACCTGAATCATGGAATCCATATCGGTTTCAGACCATTCATCCAGTGTCAGAGACAGCACCTGGATGCCAAGAATAGCAAAGGAAAAAAGATCAAAATCCTGAGCAGCCAAGTTATCATATTCAGTGTTTAATATAATGCTGATGTTAGTGCAAAAGGTTAGCACCTCCACCTCCTTATAGGTAAGCAAATGAATGGCTGGATCCATGACAGACAAAGCACCCTCAAGTTAATTTTTCACTTGGGAACTGGAGAAAATCGTACCTATGTGCTTAACAATTATATCCTAACTCAAAAAACAAACTTAGGATTTAGCAGGTACCACCAATTTAGCTATAACTTATGTTGTTTAAGATTTGCAGGTCCCAGAAGACCAACCCTGCTTGAAGGCAAGCAGACATGCAGAACCAAAAACATGAGCCAAGCTTCTACCAGGGTCCAAATTGCAATTAGTTGAAAAAGGATCTGATGCTGAAAGACATCTAAATTTCATATCCCAGACGATGTAAGTAGGAAGTTGTACAGTGCACATCTGCAGAAATCTTATTGTTCCCGTTTTGAGATGATATCAGTCATAAGCATATTTACATTAAATCTCGGAGACAAGTTCTTCATATGGTGATTAACTCGGTATCCAAATTTTCTACATGCACACACATGAAATTGCAGCAGGATCTGTTAGGCCTCATGCTTTTAAGTAATCATATTCAGAACCAGTACATCCAAGAAGGGTGAGGCTTGTGCTAGAATTGAAACTTTGTAATCACTCATGACATAATTATGACAgaaaataaagtgaaaaaaacaAGTGCCCGTAATCTATGAAAATCCCACACTTTCTAAATGTTAAAGGGCATGGTTAAATAACTGAACGCTTATAACACAAATAAATAGATGGATTCATAAGGACAATGAAGATTAATTTAACGCAACATCCAAACAAGGAAGACATCAGATGCCTGAAGCTATACCTTTGAAATTTCTGCACCAAGGCTTCTATGGACCTCACTACATTTTAAGCATATAAAAACTCCAATATTAGCAGACCTGTAGCAACGAGCACCAATTGTTCTAAAAACCATGCATTTTAAATTGTCAGACATCAAAACATCAACTATATGCATTTGCAATATAAGTGTCATACTTAAGCTCAACCAGTGTTATCTAGATGAATAAAACGACTGGCAAAATTGTCACCAAAAGATATTAAAAGCTTAAGCTATAACTTAACATTAGAAACAtggtctttcttcttttcttaagGGGGGGTAAAATTTGCATAACGACTTACAATATTAACAGTAAAAAAATCTATATCATAAAATGTTTCATGATAACTGTAACAAATTGACAATTTACTGTACTCACGCCCATTTTGGATCTGGAGCACAACAATCTGCACAAATGCGATTGTCACTTCTAATCATAAGACCCCTCAGTTTCTTCCATTTACCTGTTATTCAAATAAGAACTAATTATGACTTAAGACAAGAAAATATCTCCTGAAGTTTCAAATATGTTATTGGTAGTTAACAACGAACAAATAGTATGATGTGCAAAGAAGTGTATGCTAGATGAAAACACATGTAGAACTGAATTATTGATGTTTGAAGTTCTGCATCAGAATATTTCATTTACTTGGTTAATATATATTGAAACATTATTCATGCATGTACACAAAAATGATGATGTTTAACTAATGGTACAGTACTAACTCTCCAGAGCCTAgtcaatgagttttattaaagaaAGATCACTCCATGAAATGATTCCAAACATACTGTGACCACAATCATAACCATGAGCAGCAGTCCTTGGCTCAAGAGGACTACGGCTGTTGAATATTTTCATATACAATCACGACTTTATTAAATAGAAGCTCTTACAAATTTCATTTATTTCACCCAGTCATCCATCTCAGGCCCCCAATGACTTTCTCTTAACCAAAGAAATTAAGCTGATGGTTATGCAACTATGCTTCACTAATGACAAAAGACAATCGGAGCCTTGATCACAAGGACAATGAATTGCAAACCAGTGAAAAACACTTTTTCCTGGAAAAGTAGCTATTTTTTTGCTTAAAGTGATCCATAATGGAAAAGCACTGAGAAGCTGGCTAACTCATGCACAAAGAAATAACCCAACAGAGTGCTTCCACATACACCTCATAAAACAAACCTGATTAGCAGTCATACATTCAGTCAAATAATATTACAAGCAATTATTTCCCATCTTAATGTTTCTTCTTAGACTAAGCTTCCCTTTAAAAGAATACCAAATTCCAATGCATCTGGTATCTAAATGATGAAGCCTacctattcaaatttaaattagttagtctATGGGTTATTCAAATTTACTTTTATGTACTAATGAACGTATCAAGTATGAGCATTTGAAATGAACAGATATTTAAATGTGTACCTGAAACAGGTTTGTCAGGCCTAGAGTAGCGATTACTCATTTCTCCACCTCAAAAACACCTAAACTTTTGATGTTCAACAAAGGCAACCTTTATTGACAAACgaaaaagaaaaaatcaacaaacctTCAACAACTAGAAGTCAAACATAGAATCGCATAACAATTTAAAGTCGACCTGAGAATGAAACAAGAAAAACATCTACGTCACATGACGGGATCATTGGGTGATGAGAGATATATCCATTTCTGGACAGATAAATGGACTAAGAAGAGGATACTAGCAGTGGATTTTCAAGATCTTTATCATGACCTCACACAACTATTCAGATAGAACAAAATCGTGATTTATTCATACAATTTCTTTGTATATATCAGAAAGGTCGACCGCATAAAAGCTAACAAACAAATTCTCCAAGAAATAAAACATAGATTACAAACTCGTCATCCGTAGGAACATGCTTGCCACAGCAAAGAAGCATCCCAGATCAGAAACATGATCCAAGAGAACTTTCTTTTCCGGTCCACCCACAGAGAAAAAGGTCAAAACCAGGAGATTTAGTCTCTTCCTCAACCTAAACGACTGAAAAATCATCTACGAAGCTTGAAGAAACAAACTTTAACAAGCAAGAAAAAATCCGACCAGTTTAAAGCTCGGAATACGGATCGGATCATCAAGAAATCAACTACCAGTCAGGCACATCAAAGTGTTCGCGAGAAATCCTCAAAGAAATGGCGAGTAGAATAACTTGAGCTCAATATTGCACTTAGCTACGGGGGAAACAAGTAGCTATTTGCGAGAAAGAAACATCCCTGAATCGAGATCGAGGAGAAGAGACGGATGGCCGACCCTTTTATTTTCAGTGCATAGAAATTATTAGAAGGGCTCATTTTACCATATTACTCCTCTAATATTCTCTTATTAACTTATGCAAGACTTTGTGAATTACCTTTCAAAATTGCATGTATTTTATTACTATTTTTAATATAACATGTAAATAAATATCcaccaaaatattattttttaataaattaaaagtataataataattacatctaATTgtgatgaaaaaaataataactaaaataaatatatttatattaattagaTTTTTGAGGGGTTGTTGTAGAGAAAaggggtttttttttttgttgctaccattgtcttttttctttaatttcgaTCCTACACCTAATTgtgatgaaaaataataataactaaaatatttctaatatttttaacatcATAATTAACATTTGAAATATATCTATATCAAGTAAATTTTGGATGAGTTATTCTAGAGAGAGGGATGTTTTTTTTaccaatattatcttttttttttatcttgatcctTAAAATATTGATCCGATAATAATGTATCAAATTcatttattaaatattaaatacttGAAATCTcatctgatatattttttttaaagacaCGACTGATAAATATTTTATCTCGTTTTTGTGGTATTGATAAAAACATTATAACGGAGTCAAATTTTTTTTCAGTCAACCATTCTCATTTACTCCCATCcgattttgttgttgttttttttttggtgCCTTTCTTGGAAGATATTTATGCAGCTCTCACTCTTATCATACCTATTTTTCAGTAGTGGTTTGCATCTACAATTAAATTTAAGAttcatataaaaattaattttggttAATGgagataattttaataattatggaCTGATTAGATATCATCACAGTTGTTCCTGCATCGTGCAACGTAGTAGGAATGCTACACGCAAGCAAGCAAGCATACGTGATGCCCATTACAGTCATTTTTCACGAACTACATAGTCAATGCCATTTCTTTGGTTATATGACTTCAGCCTCAAACACCAACAATGAATCCTCAATGGACAACATAAACTCAGTCGACATCACAACTTAATGGCTTCGTCTATGTAAACCAGGGAAAACTAATAATCCAGCCACAAGGGCTCGACAGCAGAAACCTGAAGCATAAGAAAAATGTAGGCAAAAGTTCGACAGCAGAAACCTTAAGCTAAAGAATTTGCAGTCCTCAAAACACATTACAGAACTGCATCAGCTTTCAACCAAGGCAAATGAGCTTAGAATGGATACTCTACATCAAAGAAAATGAACACTCAAGGCAAATGAGTTATGCATGAGAGCAGTTCTTCAGCATTAAGAGTGTCTAGAAAATCCTCAACTCTGATATATGATATGATGATAGCATGGGAGTTCAAGCTGCATGGTTTATTAAGGTCTCAGCGTCTCAAAGGGGTCAAAAAGCGAATGTCAACAGAATCAATTATGGCCTCACTAG
This genomic stretch from Musa acuminata AAA Group cultivar baxijiao chromosome BXJ3-9, Cavendish_Baxijiao_AAA, whole genome shotgun sequence harbors:
- the LOC135650023 gene encoding ADP-ribosylation factor GTPase-activating protein AGD12-like; protein product: MSNRYSRPDKPVSGKWKKLRGLMIRSDNRICADCCAPDPKWASANIGVFICLKCSEVHRSLGAEISKVLSLTLDEWSETDMDSMIQVGGNSYANSIYEAFLPKDYPKPKPNSSNEERTKFISSKYVSQDFLTPSLRIVSSKMSFQTLESGKDLGCSITSNSSKKNEEMGQFLGNLKIKVVRGSNLAVRDMLTSDPYVVLILGQQKAQTTVKKSNLNPVWNEELKFSIPQRYGALKLQVYDHDVLSADDIMGEAEIDLQPMITATMAFGDSELLANMQIGKWLKTSDNALVKDSIVNIVDGKIKQEVLLKLQNVESGEIELELEWMPLDE